The following coding sequences lie in one Desulfovibrio psychrotolerans genomic window:
- a CDS encoding M48 family metallopeptidase, giving the protein MNIYLLLVLVFLAGAWLLETASTLLNLRALSPAVPEEFADVAEAQHYARSQEYARANAKLDMVTETAGTVALAAAVLAGAFPFLDRVVRGMFDHYIPQGLAFFGILALASGVLTVPASVYRTFVLEARFGFNRTTPALFIRDRIKGVLLGVSIGGPLLAGVLWFFATLGEWAWLVAWAFTVVVSLGVQYVAPVLILPLFNTFTPLPEGTLRGAIERYVREQGFSLSGLFVMDGSKRSGKGNAFFTGFGKKKRIALFDTLVETMPEEEVVAVVAHEVGHCRLRHVHRMVAAGVVRTGVTFLLLSFVLQSRPLFDAFGMQHMSLHAGIVFFSLLYTPLALLTGVWANALSRRYEFEADAFAARTTRGAEALASALKRLSVGNLSNLTPHRFHVLLHYSHPPVVERLQRLRAFGPPAAG; this is encoded by the coding sequence ATGAACATATACCTGTTGCTGGTGCTGGTGTTTCTGGCAGGCGCGTGGCTTCTGGAAACAGCATCCACCCTGCTGAATCTGCGCGCCCTGTCTCCCGCCGTGCCGGAAGAGTTTGCGGATGTGGCCGAGGCACAGCACTATGCCCGGTCGCAGGAGTATGCCCGCGCCAACGCGAAGCTGGACATGGTGACGGAAACTGCGGGCACCGTGGCGCTTGCGGCGGCGGTGCTGGCTGGGGCTTTTCCGTTTCTGGACAGGGTGGTGCGCGGAATGTTTGACCACTACATCCCGCAGGGGCTGGCCTTTTTCGGCATTCTGGCGCTGGCGAGCGGAGTGCTCACTGTGCCTGCCTCCGTCTACCGCACCTTTGTGCTGGAGGCGCGTTTCGGCTTTAACCGCACCACTCCGGCCCTGTTCATCCGGGACAGGATAAAGGGGGTGTTGCTGGGCGTGAGTATCGGCGGGCCGTTGCTGGCGGGTGTGCTGTGGTTTTTTGCCACACTGGGTGAATGGGCGTGGCTGGTGGCATGGGCGTTTACGGTGGTGGTCTCGCTGGGGGTGCAGTATGTGGCCCCGGTGCTCATACTGCCCCTCTTCAACACCTTTACGCCGCTGCCGGAGGGCACGCTGCGCGGGGCCATAGAACGCTATGTGCGGGAGCAGGGGTTTTCCCTTTCCGGCCTCTTTGTGATGGACGGTTCCAAGCGGTCCGGCAAGGGCAACGCGTTTTTTACGGGGTTCGGCAAAAAGAAGCGCATAGCCCTGTTCGACACCCTTGTGGAGACCATGCCGGAGGAGGAGGTGGTGGCGGTGGTGGCGCATGAGGTGGGACATTGCCGCCTGCGCCATGTGCACCGCATGGTGGCGGCGGGCGTGGTGCGCACGGGGGTGACTTTTTTGCTGCTCTCGTTTGTGCTGCAATCGCGGCCGCTGTTCGATGCCTTTGGCATGCAGCATATGAGCCTGCATGCGGGCATTGTGTTCTTCAGCCTGCTGTACACGCCGCTGGCGTTGCTCACGGGGGTGTGGGCCAACGCCCTTTCCCGCCGTTACGAGTTTGAGGCGGATGCCTTTGCCGCACGCACAACGCGTGGGGCAGAGGCACTGGCCTCTGCCCTGAAGCGTCTATCTGTGGGGAATCTTTCAAACCTTACGCCGCACCGGTTCCATGTGCTGCTGCACTATTCGCATCCGCCAGTGGTGGAGCGTTTGCAGCGGTTGCGGGCATTCGGGCCGCCTGCAGCCGGATAG
- a CDS encoding FprA family A-type flavoprotein — translation MKPLEIKKDVFWVGAVDYVSRDFHGYSLSPQGTTYNAYVVKDQKNVLFDNVKDGFLPTLLCRLSQVLEPEKIDYIVCNHLEPDHAGCLPELVKLCKPEKIYCSPMGKRAMEAHFDITGWPVEVVKTGDSINIGSRDIHFVETRMLHWPDSMVSYIPQDKLLICNDAFGQNIASTERYADEVDRAVLEHAMTEYYHNIVLPFSPIVIKTLDLIAEMKLDIDMLAPDHGLIFRGDDVAWCLNKYREFAEQAWKKRAVIVYDTMWHSTEKMAYSVASGLESEGVPTRIMWLKADHHSSVMTELARSGAVIFGSPTHNNGLLPNVAKMLTYMKGLRPQNKIGGAFGSFGWSGECVKQLTEWIGDMGFEMPVEGVKVKHVPTHASYQECFDMGVAIAKALKEKCGE, via the coding sequence ATGAAACCGCTCGAAATAAAAAAGGATGTCTTCTGGGTAGGCGCGGTGGACTACGTAAGCCGCGACTTCCACGGATATTCGCTCTCCCCGCAGGGCACCACCTACAACGCTTACGTGGTCAAGGATCAGAAAAACGTCCTGTTCGACAACGTAAAGGACGGCTTTCTGCCCACCCTGCTGTGCCGTCTCTCGCAGGTGTTGGAACCGGAAAAAATTGATTACATCGTCTGCAACCATCTGGAGCCCGACCACGCAGGCTGCCTGCCGGAACTGGTCAAACTGTGCAAGCCGGAAAAGATTTACTGCTCCCCCATGGGCAAACGCGCCATGGAGGCCCATTTCGACATCACCGGCTGGCCCGTGGAAGTGGTAAAGACCGGCGACTCCATCAACATCGGCTCGCGCGACATCCACTTCGTGGAAACCCGCATGCTGCACTGGCCGGATTCCATGGTTTCCTACATCCCGCAGGACAAGCTGCTCATCTGCAACGATGCCTTCGGCCAGAACATCGCCTCCACCGAACGCTATGCCGATGAAGTGGACCGTGCCGTGCTCGAGCACGCCATGACCGAATACTACCACAACATTGTGCTGCCCTTCTCGCCCATCGTCATAAAGACGCTGGACCTCATCGCCGAGATGAAGCTGGACATAGACATGCTGGCCCCGGACCACGGCCTCATCTTCCGTGGCGACGATGTGGCATGGTGCCTGAACAAATACCGCGAATTCGCGGAACAGGCATGGAAGAAACGCGCCGTGATCGTGTATGACACCATGTGGCATTCCACAGAAAAAATGGCCTATTCCGTTGCCAGCGGGCTGGAGTCGGAAGGCGTGCCCACCCGCATCATGTGGCTGAAGGCCGACCACCACAGCTCCGTGATGACAGAACTGGCCCGCAGCGGCGCGGTCATTTTCGGCTCGCCCACGCACAACAACGGTCTCCTGCCCAACGTGGCCAAAATGCTCACCTACATGAAGGGCCTGCGCCCGCAGAACAAGATAGGCGGCGCGTTCGGCTCCTTCGGCTGGTCCGGCGAATGCGTGAAGCAGCTCACGGAATGGATAGGCGACATGGGCTTTGAAATGCCTGTGGAGGGCGTAAAGGTGAAGCATGTGCCCACCCATGCCTCCTATCAGGAATGCTTCGACATGGGCGTGGCCATTGCGAAGGCGCTCAAGGAAAAGTGCGGCGAATAA
- a CDS encoding peptidase U32 family protein has translation MLNIPEILAPAGDAKACLAALAAGADAVYLGLKHFSARAQAGNFSISELSRVVELAHKENRRIYVALNSLLKPGDPDAAGRLIARLKRDVQPDALIMQDLGAVELARQVGFEGEMHLSTLANVSHPAALRVAKDMGVSRVILPRELNVDEVRQCGEACPEGMSLEMFVHGALCYCVSGRCYWSSYMGGKSGLRGRCVQPCRRVYQQNKRKGRFFSCMDLSLDVLAKTLLSVPNLRSWKIEGRKKGPHYVFYTTTAYRLLRDHPEDPSARKQAEQLLEQALGRPSTHSLFLPQKPHAPTQPGEQTSSGLLVGKVVMEPAPKAKKGERTYPKYFFKPRMELLQHDFLRIGYEDEPWHFTDRVVKRVPKAGTYMLRAPARKDPKSGTPVFLIDRREPQMVRLLDEWEAKLRKCKGRTPSAVEFTPQYPGPDKRLPVVSVLLRPGLPHGKEGKAGKFTGNVNGLWLGPRTLQTVGRTLFSRISWWLPPVVWPDEEAGWQKMVQQALRDGARHFVLGSPWQVAFFEDAKADLVAGPFCNPSNPAAIAALKQLGFRGAIVSPELSSEDVLALPKQSCLPLGIVLSGYWPMGVSRLPLEGVKPNEPFQSPKGEVFWIRKYGQNSWIYPGWPLSIEDKRDQLVAAGYTMFVTMMEQPPQAVPEARRTSPFNWDIPLL, from the coding sequence ATGTTGAACATTCCTGAAATTCTTGCCCCGGCCGGAGACGCCAAGGCATGTCTTGCGGCGCTGGCTGCCGGCGCGGACGCGGTATATCTTGGCCTGAAGCATTTTTCCGCACGGGCGCAGGCAGGCAATTTTTCCATAAGCGAGCTCTCTCGTGTGGTGGAGCTGGCGCACAAGGAAAACCGCCGCATCTACGTGGCCCTGAACAGCCTGCTCAAGCCCGGTGACCCGGACGCAGCGGGTCGGCTTATCGCCCGCCTGAAGCGCGACGTGCAGCCGGACGCCCTTATCATGCAGGACCTGGGCGCGGTGGAGCTTGCCCGTCAGGTGGGGTTTGAGGGCGAGATGCATCTTTCCACTCTGGCCAACGTCTCCCACCCTGCCGCGTTACGGGTGGCGAAGGATATGGGCGTATCGCGCGTTATTCTGCCGCGCGAACTGAATGTGGACGAGGTGCGCCAGTGCGGCGAGGCCTGTCCCGAAGGGATGAGCCTTGAAATGTTTGTGCATGGCGCGCTGTGCTACTGCGTTTCCGGGCGCTGCTACTGGTCCAGCTATATGGGCGGCAAGTCCGGCCTGCGCGGCCGCTGTGTGCAGCCCTGCCGCCGCGTGTATCAGCAGAACAAGCGCAAGGGGCGGTTCTTCTCGTGCATGGACCTTTCGCTGGACGTGCTGGCCAAGACCCTGCTCTCGGTGCCCAACCTGCGTTCGTGGAAGATAGAGGGCCGCAAGAAGGGGCCTCATTATGTCTTCTACACCACAACGGCCTACAGGCTGCTGCGGGATCATCCCGAAGACCCTTCCGCGCGCAAGCAGGCGGAGCAACTGCTGGAACAGGCGCTCGGGCGTCCTTCCACCCATTCCCTCTTTCTGCCACAGAAGCCCCATGCGCCCACGCAGCCCGGAGAGCAGACCAGTTCCGGCCTTTTGGTGGGCAAGGTGGTTATGGAACCTGCACCCAAGGCCAAGAAGGGTGAGCGCACCTATCCCAAATATTTCTTCAAGCCGCGCATGGAACTGCTGCAGCACGACTTTTTGCGCATTGGGTACGAGGATGAGCCGTGGCACTTTACTGACCGCGTGGTGAAGCGGGTGCCCAAGGCCGGTACCTATATGCTGCGCGCGCCTGCCCGCAAGGACCCCAAGTCCGGCACGCCCGTGTTTCTCATAGACCGGCGGGAGCCCCAGATGGTGCGCCTGCTGGACGAGTGGGAGGCAAAGCTGCGCAAATGCAAGGGGCGCACCCCCTCTGCCGTGGAGTTTACGCCGCAATATCCCGGCCCGGACAAGCGGCTGCCCGTGGTATCCGTGCTGCTGCGGCCCGGCCTGCCCCACGGCAAGGAAGGCAAGGCGGGCAAGTTTACGGGGAACGTGAACGGGCTGTGGCTGGGACCGAGAACATTGCAGACTGTGGGGCGGACGCTTTTTTCCCGCATCTCATGGTGGCTGCCCCCGGTGGTGTGGCCTGATGAAGAGGCCGGATGGCAGAAGATGGTGCAGCAGGCCCTGCGCGACGGGGCACGGCACTTTGTGCTCGGTTCGCCGTGGCAGGTGGCTTTTTTTGAAGATGCCAAGGCCGACCTTGTGGCCGGACCGTTCTGCAATCCTTCCAACCCTGCCGCCATTGCCGCGCTGAAGCAGCTTGGCTTCCGTGGAGCCATTGTTTCGCCGGAGCTTTCCTCGGAGGACGTGCTGGCCCTGCCCAAGCAAAGCTGCCTGCCGCTGGGTATAGTGCTTTCCGGCTACTGGCCTATGGGTGTTTCCCGTCTGCCGCTGGAAGGCGTAAAGCCCAACGAGCCGTTCCAGTCACCCAAGGGTGAGGTGTTCTGGATTCGCAAGTACGGGCAGAATTCGTGGATTTATCCCGGCTGGCCCCTGAGTATTGAGGACAAGCGCGATCAGCTTGTGGCTGCGGGATACACCATGTTTGTGACCATGATGGAGCAGCCGCCGCAGGCTGTGCCCGAAGCGCGGCGCACCTCTCCGTTCAACTGGGATATTCCCCTGCTGTAA
- a CDS encoding dihydroorotate dehydrogenase electron transfer subunit → MTKEQCTVLKVLDNVPFGQVAGEHLFFALRLERPEWTNWLPGQFVMVRPSGWALDMLWARPFSICRVSPRDLVLFFQAVGRGTRRMATLKSGDEVLVWGPLGNGFAMEPDTPTLMLAGGIGIAPFVGYTHHHPKPWNLHMEFGHRMPLNCYPFESINEKIMGDAHHETSREDLAAFIERMDKRIAEYAAQDGLVLACGPTPFLATVQKLALQHGARCQLSLETRMACGVGACLGCVTKVSDDMTASGVAAGRAQVCEHGPVFWAHQVTLEEN, encoded by the coding sequence ATGACCAAAGAACAATGCACCGTCCTGAAGGTGCTGGATAATGTTCCCTTCGGGCAGGTAGCCGGGGAACACCTCTTTTTCGCCCTGCGTCTGGAGCGCCCCGAATGGACCAACTGGCTTCCCGGCCAGTTTGTCATGGTGCGTCCCTCCGGCTGGGCGCTGGACATGCTCTGGGCACGGCCCTTTTCCATCTGCCGGGTAAGCCCGCGCGACCTTGTGCTCTTCTTTCAGGCCGTGGGCCGGGGCACCCGCCGCATGGCCACCCTCAAATCAGGCGACGAGGTACTGGTGTGGGGCCCGCTGGGCAACGGCTTTGCCATGGAACCGGACACCCCCACCCTCATGCTGGCAGGCGGCATAGGTATCGCCCCCTTTGTGGGCTACACCCACCACCACCCCAAGCCGTGGAACCTGCACATGGAGTTCGGCCACCGCATGCCGCTCAACTGCTATCCGTTCGAATCCATCAACGAAAAAATCATGGGCGATGCCCACCACGAAACCAGCCGGGAAGACCTTGCGGCCTTCATAGAACGCATGGACAAACGCATAGCGGAATACGCCGCGCAGGACGGGCTGGTGCTTGCCTGCGGTCCCACCCCGTTTCTGGCCACCGTGCAGAAGCTTGCCCTTCAGCACGGGGCGCGGTGCCAGCTTTCGCTGGAAACCCGCATGGCCTGCGGCGTGGGCGCATGCCTTGGCTGCGTGACCAAGGTTTCCGACGACATGACCGCCTCCGGCGTGGCGGCGGGCAGGGCGCAGGTATGCGAGCACGGCCCGGTGTTCTGGGCCCATCAGGTCACGCTGGAAGAAAACTAG
- a CDS encoding dihydroorotate dehydrogenase → MDMRLNLPGLPDFSFRNPILTASGTFGYGLEFAPYGDLTTLGGIVVKGLSLAPRAGNPMPRIAETPCGMLNAVGLQNSGVESFLRDKLPKLPWRDVPVIANIYACDPAEFAELASILAREQGIAAIEVNISCPNVKEGGILFGQDAQAAARVTEAVKRVAGDKPVIIKLSPNVTDIATIARAVEDAGADMISCINTLSGMGVDIRTRKPLLANIIGGLSGPAIKPVALRCVWQVCRAVTVPVIGIGGITSAEDVLEFMLVGAHAVQVGTANFLRPDFSFRLVNEFTELLNKLGIADLEDYRGSLRT, encoded by the coding sequence ATGGACATGCGATTAAATCTTCCCGGTCTTCCGGACTTCAGCTTCAGAAACCCCATTCTCACAGCCTCGGGCACCTTCGGCTACGGGCTGGAATTTGCCCCTTACGGCGACCTGACCACCCTCGGCGGCATCGTGGTCAAGGGCCTGTCCCTTGCGCCCCGTGCAGGCAACCCCATGCCGCGCATTGCGGAAACGCCCTGCGGCATGCTCAACGCCGTGGGCCTGCAAAACTCCGGCGTAGAATCCTTCCTGCGCGACAAGCTGCCCAAGCTGCCGTGGCGCGATGTGCCGGTCATCGCCAACATCTACGCCTGCGACCCGGCAGAATTCGCCGAACTAGCCTCCATCCTCGCCCGTGAGCAGGGCATTGCCGCCATAGAGGTAAACATCTCCTGCCCCAACGTGAAAGAAGGTGGCATCCTCTTCGGGCAGGACGCCCAAGCCGCCGCCCGTGTGACGGAAGCCGTCAAGCGCGTGGCGGGCGACAAACCCGTCATCATCAAGCTCAGCCCCAATGTCACGGATATCGCCACCATCGCCCGCGCAGTGGAAGATGCCGGGGCAGACATGATATCATGCATAAACACCCTTTCCGGCATGGGGGTGGACATACGCACCCGCAAACCGCTGCTGGCAAACATCATCGGCGGCCTTTCCGGGCCCGCCATAAAGCCGGTGGCCCTGCGCTGCGTATGGCAGGTGTGCCGCGCCGTGACCGTGCCTGTCATAGGCATCGGGGGCATTACCAGCGCAGAAGATGTGCTGGAATTCATGCTGGTGGGCGCACACGCGGTTCAGGTGGGCACAGCCAATTTCCTGCGTCCGGACTTCAGCTTCCGCCTGGTAAACGAATTCACCGAACTGCTGAACAAGCTGGGCATAGCCGACCTTGAGGACTACCGCGGCTCGCTGCGCACATGA
- a CDS encoding LysR substrate-binding domain-containing protein: MNITVRQLELFISLMRNPHIGKVAEEHYLTQSAVSMSIKALEDAVGEQLFDRISNRLVPNESGRLLLNRVRPALEQLQEVETIFRQDRMAGVLTVAASSTIADYIMPQVLFDFRTRYPEVQVEMLSRNSEEVIAGIESGSVALGFIEGDYECRVADFRELCTEELVVVSSDKHFASEREYTIEELLGLKWVLREPGSGTRQTMWEHLGPAKKRLNVFLELEHIESIKMVLKNPDTVSCMSPFCFQRELANGELFPVQVQGVRFTRRFYAVTHRQKYKSALLLAFGNHVRQHLETTWPWILRNTH; this comes from the coding sequence GTGAATATCACGGTGCGACAGCTCGAACTCTTTATCTCGCTTATGCGCAACCCGCACATCGGCAAGGTGGCAGAAGAACACTACCTCACGCAATCCGCCGTCTCCATGTCCATAAAAGCGCTGGAAGACGCCGTGGGCGAACAACTCTTCGACCGCATAAGCAACCGCCTCGTGCCCAACGAAAGCGGCCGCCTGCTGCTGAACAGGGTGCGCCCGGCGCTGGAGCAGTTGCAGGAGGTGGAAACCATCTTCCGGCAGGACCGCATGGCGGGCGTGCTCACGGTGGCTGCAAGCTCCACCATTGCAGACTACATCATGCCGCAGGTTCTGTTCGACTTCCGCACCCGCTACCCTGAGGTGCAGGTGGAGATGCTCAGCCGTAACTCGGAAGAGGTCATCGCGGGCATAGAAAGCGGCAGCGTGGCGCTTGGCTTCATAGAAGGCGACTACGAATGCCGCGTGGCAGACTTCCGCGAACTGTGCACCGAAGAACTGGTGGTGGTCTCCTCCGACAAGCACTTCGCCTCAGAGCGGGAATACACCATTGAGGAACTGCTGGGGCTCAAATGGGTTCTGCGCGAACCGGGCTCCGGTACCCGGCAGACCATGTGGGAACACCTCGGCCCCGCCAAGAAGCGGCTTAACGTGTTTCTGGAACTGGAGCACATAGAGTCCATAAAAATGGTGCTCAAAAACCCGGATACCGTCAGTTGCATGTCCCCGTTCTGCTTCCAGCGCGAACTGGCAAACGGCGAGCTTTTCCCCGTGCAGGTGCAGGGCGTGCGGTTCACCCGGCGCTTCTACGCCGTTACCCACCGCCAGAAATACAAATCAGCCCTGCTGCTCGCCTTCGGCAACCATGTGCGCCAGCATCTGGAAACCACATGGCCGTGGATTCTGCGCAACACCCACTGA
- a CDS encoding M48 family metallopeptidase, with the protein MAIWSLESLVLPEFMKPPYALTHTPGTGERLTVVNQAAHGQLAPYLNGIRRSAFRASIRRWGRVSAVAWLLGLMAWWAFPYLVDAVVARVPIETEQRLGNDVREQLGTLLAKKRDGKAKWCEQQEGVSAIASLVERLSVAEPSSYTFSVKVVDSQIMNAFAAPGGSMLVTSALLEMVETPEELAGIIAHEMGHVKEQHGLRNMAGSYGVQLASTILFGHDGGFMGGAARSLALRMTTSSWSRDYERAADAHAFALLEKSGISTSGLLTFFERLEEEAGHNQGVFAYLGMLSSHPETAERINTLRVLVEEQAAVAGGAAVAESVLSWEAWEAVRNICE; encoded by the coding sequence ATGGCCATATGGTCTCTGGAAAGCCTTGTGCTGCCGGAGTTCATGAAGCCTCCCTACGCGCTTACGCACACCCCGGGTACGGGAGAGCGGCTGACGGTGGTGAACCAAGCGGCGCATGGGCAATTGGCTCCGTACTTGAACGGTATTCGACGTTCCGCGTTCCGCGCATCGATTCGCAGATGGGGGCGGGTTTCTGCTGTTGCCTGGCTGTTGGGCCTGATGGCATGGTGGGCCTTTCCATACCTTGTTGATGCGGTGGTAGCCCGTGTGCCCATTGAGACAGAGCAACGGCTCGGCAATGATGTCCGGGAACAGCTTGGGACCTTGCTTGCCAAAAAAAGAGATGGGAAGGCGAAGTGGTGCGAGCAGCAAGAAGGAGTGTCTGCCATCGCTTCTTTGGTGGAACGCCTTTCCGTTGCGGAGCCGTCTTCCTATACGTTTTCAGTGAAGGTTGTGGATTCTCAGATTATGAATGCCTTTGCTGCCCCCGGAGGGAGCATGCTCGTTACCTCTGCCCTGCTTGAGATGGTGGAAACACCAGAAGAACTGGCCGGGATAATAGCCCATGAAATGGGGCACGTAAAAGAACAGCATGGGTTGCGCAACATGGCTGGCAGCTATGGCGTGCAGCTCGCGAGCACGATCTTGTTTGGTCATGACGGTGGATTTATGGGCGGGGCAGCCCGCAGTCTTGCCCTTCGTATGACCACCTCGTCATGGAGTCGGGATTATGAGCGAGCGGCAGATGCGCACGCTTTTGCCCTGCTGGAGAAGTCAGGCATAAGCACGTCCGGGCTGCTTACTTTTTTTGAAAGGCTTGAGGAAGAGGCAGGCCACAATCAGGGGGTGTTCGCCTATCTGGGGATGCTCAGTTCGCACCCGGAAACAGCGGAGCGCATAAACACGCTCCGGGTGCTTGTTGAGGAGCAGGCGGCTGTCGCAGGCGGGGCTGCCGTGGCTGAGAGTGTGTTGTCTTGGGAGGCTTGGGAAGCCGTACGCAATATCTGCGAGTAG